A portion of the Pseudomonas sp. GR 6-02 genome contains these proteins:
- a CDS encoding AraC family transcriptional regulator yields MSINPTLDPYEHGSPDAVVNLSKYSSGTVFARHTHSRGQFAYASTGALKMFTDQGNWVVPPQRALWVPACVPHEMHMRGDVTMINTYLNEAASIRAGLPEHCQVYDVSPLLRHLLEAALAIDPEQAPSIRSQSVQTLLVDEIGTMSELPLSAPLPSEPRLAVSCHRFLDAPTQNISISEMASWSNMSRRTFTRCFREATGMSFVFWRQQVCLLEATSRLSNGSSITEVAMDLGYSSPSAFTSVFRRNLGDSPGRYLAKSKGASMF; encoded by the coding sequence ATGTCGATCAATCCAACACTGGATCCCTACGAGCATGGAAGCCCCGATGCTGTGGTGAACCTGAGCAAGTATTCTTCGGGTACTGTTTTTGCGCGGCATACGCACAGTCGTGGTCAGTTTGCGTACGCCTCGACGGGCGCGTTGAAGATGTTCACCGATCAGGGGAATTGGGTTGTCCCGCCTCAAAGAGCGCTTTGGGTTCCCGCGTGCGTGCCGCATGAAATGCATATGCGCGGCGACGTGACCATGATCAATACTTACCTCAATGAGGCTGCCTCCATCCGCGCCGGTTTGCCGGAGCATTGCCAGGTCTACGATGTTTCGCCGTTGCTGAGGCATCTGTTGGAAGCAGCGCTGGCCATCGACCCGGAGCAAGCGCCTAGTATCCGAAGCCAGTCCGTACAGACGCTGCTGGTGGATGAAATCGGCACCATGTCGGAGCTTCCATTGAGTGCACCATTGCCTTCGGAACCTCGACTGGCCGTTTCGTGCCATCGATTCCTGGATGCCCCCACGCAGAATATCTCCATCAGTGAAATGGCCAGCTGGTCGAACATGAGCCGGCGAACGTTCACGCGATGTTTTCGGGAAGCGACTGGCATGAGTTTTGTCTTCTGGAGACAGCAAGTCTGTCTACTCGAAGCCACGTCCAGACTGAGCAATGGTTCATCTATCACCGAAGTGGCGATGGATCTGGGTTACAGCAGCCCAAGCGCATTTACCTCGGTATTT